Proteins from a single region of Butyrivibrio fibrisolvens:
- a CDS encoding extracellular solute-binding protein, protein MRKTIEKVYMGIILVFMYLPIVTMIILSFNSSKSRAKWGGFTFDWYINLASDSEIINAFANTLIIALISTVVATIIGTATCVAMMGLHKKSRSVIMGITNIPMINADIVTGISLMLLFRFLHFNAGFITVLIAHITFNIPYVMLSVMPRMKTINPSVYEAALDLGAEPFFAFRKTVLPDLMPAVISGAMMAFTMSLDDFIITYFTKGSGFDTLSTKIYSEVKRGIQPEIYALSAIIFIIVIVLMVGSRQLKARNSAASSKKEISYEKRKGLSKKTILLLAAACGVIVVIGLTFGGVFKTEDNQVYVYNWGEYIDPEVITMFEEETGIKVIYDEFESNEIMYAKIASDNSAYDVICPSDYMISRMIQEGMLQELDWNSLPYASENIDPNYLESAASFDEGNKYAVPNFCGTVGILYNKTLVDEPVTSWDILWDEKYAGQILMQDSVRDAFMVALAKEGYSINSTDKAQLEEAAADLIAQKPLVQAYVIDQVRDKMIGGEAALGVIYSGEALYTQRENTDLEYVIPDEGSNVWLDGWCITRDAKHTENALKWINFMCREDIALMNFEYVTYTTPNLKAQELIEDETIRNSTVAFPTEDTLSRCEVYTYLGQDADALYNELWKKIKAAD, encoded by the coding sequence ATGAGAAAAACAATTGAAAAAGTATACATGGGCATTATCCTTGTTTTTATGTATCTGCCCATTGTTACAATGATAATCCTTTCTTTTAACTCAAGTAAATCAAGAGCAAAGTGGGGCGGCTTTACCTTTGACTGGTACATAAACCTTGCTTCGGATTCTGAGATCATCAATGCTTTTGCCAATACGCTTATCATCGCACTTATATCAACAGTAGTAGCAACTATCATAGGTACAGCTACCTGCGTTGCAATGATGGGTCTTCATAAAAAGTCTAGATCAGTGATCATGGGTATCACCAATATTCCTATGATCAATGCGGATATCGTTACAGGTATATCGCTGATGCTCCTGTTTAGATTCCTCCACTTTAACGCAGGATTTATAACAGTTCTCATTGCCCACATAACATTCAACATCCCATATGTAATGCTGAGCGTTATGCCTCGAATGAAGACTATCAATCCAAGCGTTTATGAAGCAGCTCTTGACCTAGGAGCGGAGCCTTTCTTTGCGTTCAGAAAGACTGTACTTCCTGATCTTATGCCAGCAGTTATATCAGGTGCCATGATGGCTTTTACCATGTCACTTGATGACTTTATCATTACTTACTTTACTAAGGGTTCAGGTTTCGATACTCTTTCAACCAAGATCTATAGCGAGGTCAAAAGAGGTATTCAGCCTGAGATCTACGCTCTGTCAGCTATCATATTCATAATCGTTATCGTGCTTATGGTTGGATCAAGACAGCTTAAGGCCAGAAACTCAGCGGCTTCTTCCAAGAAGGAAATATCCTATGAGAAAAGAAAGGGTCTTAGTAAAAAAACAATCCTGCTTCTTGCAGCTGCCTGTGGCGTGATCGTAGTTATAGGTCTTACTTTTGGTGGTGTATTCAAGACAGAAGACAATCAGGTATATGTATATAACTGGGGCGAATATATCGATCCTGAAGTTATTACTATGTTTGAAGAAGAGACCGGAATCAAGGTTATCTATGATGAGTTTGAATCAAATGAGATCATGTACGCCAAGATCGCATCAGATAACTCTGCTTATGACGTAATATGCCCGTCAGATTATATGATTTCAAGAATGATCCAGGAAGGAATGCTTCAGGAACTTGACTGGAATTCTCTTCCATATGCTTCAGAAAATATTGATCCAAACTATCTTGAATCTGCAGCATCTTTTGACGAAGGGAATAAATACGCAGTACCTAACTTCTGCGGAACTGTAGGTATTCTCTACAACAAGACTCTTGTTGACGAGCCTGTTACAAGCTGGGATATTCTATGGGATGAGAAATATGCAGGACAGATCCTTATGCAGGATTCTGTAAGAGATGCATTCATGGTAGCTCTTGCTAAAGAGGGCTATTCAATAAATTCAACTGATAAGGCGCAGCTTGAAGAGGCTGCAGCAGATCTTATCGCACAAAAGCCTTTGGTTCAGGCATATGTTATCGATCAGGTAAGAGATAAGATGATAGGCGGAGAGGCAGCTCTTGGCGTCATCTACTCCGGTGAAGCTCTTTATACTCAGAGAGAAAATACAGATCTTGAGTATGTGATTCCGGATGAGGGCTCAAATGTATGGCTTGATGGATGGTGCATAACAAGAGATGCTAAGCATACAGAGAATGCGCTTAAGTGGATCAACTTTATGTGCAGGGAAGATATTGCACTTATGAATTTCGAATACGTAACTTATACGACTCCTAACCTTAAGGCGCAGGAGCTGATAGAAGATGAGACTATCAGGAATTCAACGGTGGCATTCCCGACAGAAGATACGCTGTCAAGGTGCGAAGTCTACACCTACCTTGGCCAGGACGCAGATGCCCTCTACAACGAGCTTTGGAAGAAGATCAAAGCGGCGGATTGA
- a CDS encoding nucleotidyltransferase has protein sequence MKTIGIVCELNPLHSGHKYLLDMARQKFSADYVVLVMSGDYTQRGVPSIVSKEVRTRMALMAGADAVFELPVQYATASAEYFASGAVSLLNSLGCVDHILFGTENGDIEEIQKIASILNDEPDEYKKELQKGLKRGLNFASARDAALKKLITIGNSTTLIGSNNILGIEYCRALMASGSKITPLTIKREGSDYNEEELADNFSSASSIRKVLESGMERTKKDTTQNTNNELNSSVKASLEQNIPADILDLLLSQNKYNRLDNYSDYLHYKLLSERDNGFISYADIHRDLSDKIIKNLPKFTTISDFAQLLKSKDLTYTRIQRSLLHILLGITQETMDMLKENNYPTYIRLLGFKKDSSALLAQIKESAAAPVISRMSDSFRLEDELQKSLLAQDVLASDIYHLLMPEAKNEYQKPVVIL, from the coding sequence TTGAAGACAATCGGAATCGTATGTGAACTTAATCCGCTCCACAGCGGGCACAAATATCTACTGGATATGGCAAGGCAAAAATTCAGCGCAGACTATGTCGTACTAGTCATGAGCGGCGACTACACCCAGCGCGGCGTCCCTTCTATCGTATCCAAGGAAGTCAGGACCAGGATGGCGCTTATGGCAGGAGCAGATGCTGTATTCGAACTCCCAGTCCAGTATGCTACTGCAAGTGCCGAATATTTCGCATCAGGAGCTGTGTCACTTCTTAATTCACTTGGATGCGTGGATCATATCCTCTTTGGAACAGAAAACGGAGATATAGAAGAAATCCAAAAGATCGCTTCTATCCTGAATGATGAACCTGATGAATATAAAAAAGAGCTTCAAAAAGGCCTAAAAAGAGGCCTCAACTTCGCAAGTGCCAGAGACGCTGCCCTAAAAAAGCTCATCACAATAGGTAACAGCACCACCCTTATAGGTTCCAATAACATACTCGGGATCGAATATTGCCGCGCCCTAATGGCATCAGGTAGCAAGATTACCCCTCTCACCATAAAACGAGAAGGCTCCGATTACAACGAAGAAGAACTGGCCGATAACTTCTCCAGCGCAAGTTCTATACGAAAAGTATTAGAATCCGGCATGGAAAGAACAAAAAAAGATACAACCCAAAATACAAACAATGAATTAAACAGTTCTGTAAAAGCGTCTTTAGAACAAAACATCCCCGCAGACATCCTGGACCTCTTACTAAGCCAAAATAAATATAACCGCTTAGATAACTACTCCGATTATCTCCACTACAAACTCCTATCAGAAAGAGATAACGGATTTATTTCCTATGCAGACATTCACCGAGACCTATCCGACAAGATAATAAAGAACCTACCTAAATTCACAACAATATCTGATTTTGCACAATTACTCAAATCCAAAGACCTGACCTACACCCGAATCCAACGAAGCCTCCTACACATACTCCTTGGAATCACACAAGAAACAATGGATATGCTAAAAGAAAATAACTATCCCACCTATATAAGACTCCTCGGCTTCAAGAAGGATTCATCGGCTCTCCTAGCCCAGATCAAGGAAAGCGCCGCTGCCCCCGTGATCAGCCGAATGTCCGACTCCTTCAGGCTTGAAGACGAACTTCAAAAGTCACTCCTGGCCCAAGACGTCCTCGCCTCCGACATCTACCACCTACTCATGCCCGAAGCTAAAAACGAATATCAAAAGCCAGTCGTAATCTTATAA
- the pta gene encoding phosphate acetyltransferase: MSYIDKIKAKAKANKKTIILPETEDTRTLRAAEDILLHGYADIILLGNKDTVLELAKSVRADVTDAIIVDPDTDDRTEELVNMFYELRKSKGMTPEKARETLLSSRTYYGVMMVKAGYADGLVSGACHSTADTLRPALQILKTAPGVKMVSGFFIVDVPHCEYGENGTFLFADSGLNQDPTSEELAVIADSSAKSFRQLVEAEPKVAFLSHSTKGSAKHALVDKVVNAVEIAHRDYPDLVCDGELQLDAALVPEVAASKAPGSPVAGQANVLIFPNLDGGNIGYKLVQRLAKADAYGPMLQGIARPVNDLSRGCSWEDIVGVVALTAVQAQDAE; the protein is encoded by the coding sequence ATGTCTTATATCGACAAAATCAAGGCTAAAGCAAAAGCCAACAAAAAAACTATTATTCTTCCCGAGACAGAGGATACAAGAACACTTCGTGCTGCGGAAGATATTCTCTTACATGGATATGCAGATATAATCCTTCTTGGCAATAAAGATACTGTATTAGAACTTGCTAAGTCTGTACGTGCAGATGTTACAGATGCAATTATCGTAGATCCCGACACAGATGACAGAACAGAAGAGCTTGTTAATATGTTCTATGAGCTTCGTAAATCCAAGGGTATGACTCCTGAGAAGGCTAGAGAGACACTTCTTTCAAGCAGAACATACTATGGTGTTATGATGGTTAAGGCTGGATACGCTGACGGGCTTGTATCCGGTGCATGCCATTCTACAGCTGATACACTTCGTCCTGCACTTCAGATTCTTAAGACAGCGCCTGGCGTTAAGATGGTATCAGGTTTCTTCATCGTTGATGTTCCTCACTGTGAGTATGGTGAGAACGGAACATTCCTTTTTGCAGATTCAGGTCTTAACCAGGATCCTACATCAGAGGAGCTTGCAGTTATCGCTGATTCTTCTGCAAAGTCTTTCAGACAGCTCGTTGAGGCTGAACCTAAGGTTGCATTCCTTTCACATTCAACAAAGGGTTCTGCTAAGCATGCACTTGTAGATAAGGTAGTTAATGCTGTAGAGATCGCTCACAGAGATTATCCTGATCTTGTATGTGATGGCGAACTTCAGCTTGATGCAGCTCTTGTTCCTGAAGTTGCAGCTTCCAAGGCTCCGGGATCACCTGTTGCAGGACAGGCTAATGTACTTATTTTCCCTAACCTTGATGGTGGTAACATTGGATACAAGCTCGTTCAGAGACTTGCTAAGGCTGATGCTTACGGCCCTATGCTTCAGGGTATCGCTCGTCCTGTCAACGATCTTTCACGTGGATGCAGCTGGGAAGATATCGTAGGTGTTGTTGCTCTTACAGCAGTACAGGCACAGGATGCAGAATAA
- a CDS encoding acetate kinase: protein MKVLVINCGSSSLKFQLIDAETEQLLFKGLCERIGIDGSQISYTATGKDKVTKVTPMPEHKTAVSLVLEALTESGVVKSLDEIDAVGHRIVHGGENFTKSVVINEDVVKAIEEVSDLAPLHNPANVIGIRACQDLMPGTPMVAVFDTAFHQTMPEEAYLYGLAYDIYKKYKIRRYGFHGTSHSYVSKKVAEIEGKPYDSLKTIVCHLGNGASVSAVKNGKCVDTSMGLTPLEGLIMGTRSGSIDPSVIDTLEKKMNLNTAGVMNVLNKESGVYGLSENISSDFRDLEDAYIEGNKDAIRAVDCFCYQVLKYIGAYTAAMNGVDCIAFTAGVGENSGFVRKLIIDRLGFLGVKCNDEANKVRGEEKLVSTEDSKVRVYVVPTNEELAIARDTYELLK, encoded by the coding sequence ATGAAAGTTCTTGTTATAAATTGCGGTAGTTCATCACTTAAGTTTCAGCTTATCGACGCAGAGACAGAACAGCTACTTTTCAAAGGCCTTTGCGAAAGAATTGGTATAGATGGAAGCCAGATTTCCTATACAGCTACAGGTAAGGATAAGGTTACAAAAGTAACTCCTATGCCTGAGCATAAGACAGCTGTAAGCCTTGTACTTGAGGCTCTTACAGAAAGTGGCGTTGTTAAGTCTCTTGACGAGATCGATGCTGTAGGACACAGAATCGTTCATGGCGGTGAGAACTTCACTAAGTCAGTTGTTATTAATGAAGATGTTGTTAAGGCTATCGAAGAGGTTTCAGATCTTGCACCTCTTCACAATCCTGCTAATGTTATCGGTATCAGAGCTTGTCAGGATCTTATGCCCGGCACACCTATGGTTGCAGTATTCGATACAGCTTTCCATCAGACAATGCCTGAGGAAGCTTATCTCTACGGCCTTGCTTATGATATTTATAAGAAGTACAAGATCCGTCGTTATGGATTCCACGGCACATCCCATTCTTATGTAAGTAAGAAGGTTGCTGAGATCGAAGGAAAGCCATACGACTCACTTAAGACTATTGTCTGCCATCTTGGTAACGGTGCATCTGTATCAGCTGTCAAGAACGGCAAGTGCGTAGATACATCAATGGGACTTACTCCTCTTGAAGGCCTTATCATGGGCACAAGAAGTGGTTCTATCGATCCTTCTGTAATTGATACTCTTGAGAAAAAGATGAATCTTAATACAGCAGGTGTTATGAATGTCCTCAACAAAGAGTCCGGTGTATACGGTCTTTCTGAGAACATAAGCTCAGATTTCCGTGACCTTGAGGATGCTTATATCGAGGGCAATAAGGACGCTATCAGAGCAGTAGATTGCTTCTGTTATCAGGTTCTTAAATACATCGGAGCTTATACAGCTGCCATGAACGGTGTAGACTGCATTGCTTTCACAGCAGGTGTTGGTGAGAACTCAGGCTTCGTTAGAAAGCTTATCATCGATCGTCTTGGATTCCTTGGAGTTAAGTGCAACGACGAGGCTAACAAGGTTAGAGGCGAAGAGAAGCTTGTTTCTACAGAAGATAGCAAGGTTAGAGTTTATGTAGTTCCTACTAATGAAGAGCTTGCTATTGCAAGAGATACATATGAGCTTTTAAAATAA
- the rpmF gene encoding 50S ribosomal protein L32: MSICPKNKSSKGHRDQRRANWKMSAPTLVKCSHCGALMQPHQVCKACGYYENKSVVAVND, from the coding sequence ATGTCTATCTGCCCTAAGAATAAGTCTTCAAAAGGTCATCGCGATCAGAGAAGAGCAAATTGGAAGATGAGCGCACCGACTCTTGTAAAGTGCAGCCACTGCGGAGCTCTTATGCAGCCTCACCAGGTTTGCAAGGCTTGCGGTTACTATGAGAACAAGAGCGTTGTAGCTGTTAACGACTAA
- the plsX gene encoding phosphate acyltransferase PlsX, with protein sequence MADLIKVAVDAMGGDNAPGEIVKGAVEAVKEDSGVKVFLVGIEDKVKAELSKYNGYDESRIEVVGATQIIEMAEAPVMAIRQKPDSSIVKAMQMVKHGEADAYVSAGSTGANLVGGQTIVGRIKGVKRAPLAPLIPTEKGVSLLIDCGANVDARPDQLLQFAIMGSIYAENILGKRNPTVALLSIGAEEDKGNALVKETFPLLKNCPDINFIGNVEAREIPSGAADVIVTEAFAGNIALKMYEGVAKTMGRVIKNTFLTNLRTKIAYLLLKKEFTVNLKAFDAKQYGGAPMLGLNGLVVKTHGSAKAVEVKNSILQCVTFKTHNVDDKIKETLNSKD encoded by the coding sequence ATGGCTGATCTTATTAAAGTTGCCGTTGATGCTATGGGAGGCGATAACGCACCCGGTGAGATCGTTAAGGGTGCTGTTGAGGCTGTTAAAGAAGACTCTGGCGTTAAGGTCTTTCTTGTGGGAATCGAAGACAAGGTCAAGGCTGAACTTTCCAAATACAACGGATATGATGAAAGCAGGATCGAAGTAGTAGGTGCTACTCAGATAATCGAGATGGCAGAAGCACCTGTTATGGCTATCAGACAGAAGCCTGATTCTTCTATAGTCAAAGCTATGCAGATGGTCAAGCATGGCGAGGCTGATGCTTATGTGAGCGCAGGAAGTACAGGAGCTAACCTTGTTGGTGGTCAGACTATCGTAGGTCGTATCAAGGGTGTTAAGAGAGCACCTCTTGCCCCGCTTATTCCTACAGAGAAGGGAGTATCACTTCTTATCGACTGTGGAGCTAATGTTGATGCAAGACCTGATCAGCTTCTTCAGTTTGCTATCATGGGTTCAATTTATGCTGAGAATATCCTTGGTAAGAGGAATCCTACAGTAGCGCTTCTTTCAATAGGCGCAGAAGAGGATAAGGGTAATGCTCTTGTAAAGGAGACATTCCCACTTCTTAAGAATTGTCCCGATATCAATTTTATTGGTAACGTAGAAGCGAGAGAGATCCCTTCAGGCGCAGCTGATGTTATCGTTACAGAAGCTTTTGCCGGCAATATCGCTCTTAAGATGTATGAAGGCGTTGCCAAGACAATGGGAAGAGTCATTAAGAATACTTTCCTTACAAATCTTAGAACCAAGATCGCTTATCTTCTTTTGAAGAAAGAGTTCACTGTTAACCTTAAGGCATTTGATGCCAAGCAGTACGGTGGAGCTCCAATGCTTGGACTTAACGGACTTGTAGTTAAGACTCATGGAAGCGCCAAGGCAGTAGAAGTCAAGAATTCAATTCTTCAGTGTGTAACCTTTAAAACACACAATGTTGATGATAAGATAAAAGAAACATTGAATAGCAAAGATTGA
- the acpP gene encoding acyl carrier protein — MELEKLKALIVDVLNVDADEITEDTTFIDDLGADSLDVFQIIMGIEEEFKIQIPQEKVEKISTVGEAVALIKEAKND, encoded by the coding sequence ATGGAACTTGAAAAATTAAAAGCACTTATCGTTGATGTACTAAATGTTGACGCAGACGAGATCACAGAGGACACAACATTCATCGATGACCTTGGAGCAGATTCTCTTGACGTATTCCAGATCATCATGGGTATCGAAGAAGAGTTCAAGATTCAGATCCCACAGGAGAAGGTTGAGAAGATCTCTACTGTAGGTGAAGCTGTAGCTCTTATCAAAGAGGCTAAGAACGACTAA
- the rnc gene encoding ribonuclease III — translation MYIENDITELEDRIGYHFKDRALIRMALTHSSFANEQKINKQPDYERLEFLGDSVLEMVSSTYLYNNYPDKKEGQMTKMRASMVCEQALAFCARDFELEKYILLGKGEESTGGRHRDSIISDVMEAVIGAIYIDGGIEAAKKHIDKFILNDLENKQIFIDAKSVLQELVQKDSSKTLSYEICGESGPEHDKIFKSRVLVNGEILGEGEGHTKKAAEQQAAYQAVLKLRDKA, via the coding sequence ATGTATATAGAAAATGATATTACCGAACTGGAAGACCGGATCGGGTATCATTTCAAGGACAGAGCACTGATCCGTATGGCGCTTACTCATTCTTCTTTTGCCAATGAGCAGAAGATCAATAAGCAGCCCGACTACGAGAGATTAGAGTTCCTTGGTGATTCTGTACTTGAAATGGTATCCAGTACGTATCTGTACAACAATTACCCGGACAAAAAAGAAGGCCAGATGACCAAAATGCGTGCTTCAATGGTTTGTGAGCAGGCTCTTGCTTTTTGCGCCCGTGATTTTGAGCTGGAGAAGTATATTCTACTTGGAAAAGGCGAAGAATCAACAGGAGGCAGACATCGTGACTCTATAATATCTGATGTCATGGAAGCGGTCATCGGAGCTATCTATATTGATGGCGGAATTGAAGCTGCCAAGAAGCATATAGACAAGTTTATTCTTAATGACCTTGAGAATAAGCAGATCTTTATTGATGCCAAGTCTGTGCTTCAGGAGCTTGTTCAGAAGGATTCATCCAAAACTCTCTCCTATGAAATTTGTGGCGAGAGTGGTCCTGAACATGATAAAATATTTAAGTCGCGCGTACTTGTAAACGGCGAAATTCTGGGAGAGGGTGAGGGACATACCAAGAAAGCAGCAGAGCAGCAGGCTGCCTATCAGGCAGTTCTTAAACTTCGTGATAAAGCCTGA